In Flavobacteriaceae bacterium, the following proteins share a genomic window:
- a CDS encoding pirin family protein, giving the protein MKLSSIKTIGRSDFVNMGPIELRQPIPTREIQMIDPFILLHHYGPYKIDFENNPFDLGPHPHRGFEPITFLIQGEQLHRDSLGNESVVKAGDVQWTTAGRGIIHAEGPTKEFVEKGGVLEGIQLWLNLPSEKKMMQPNYQHIKEEEFPVITSEDGKIKLQIIAGQFEGKNGKILTQTPVNAFMIDVEEEGKHFIELNNTHHNMLYLLNGSVIINDSVILEKDSKQLIEFSQDGEGFSIKGNSKSKLLFLSGIPLNEKVTSYGPYVMNTQTEIMEALRDFQQGKMGFLPR; this is encoded by the coding sequence ATGAAATTAAGTAGTATAAAAACAATAGGTAGAAGTGATTTTGTAAATATGGGGCCTATCGAGTTACGTCAACCCATACCAACTCGAGAAATTCAAATGATTGATCCGTTTATACTACTACACCATTACGGACCTTATAAAATAGATTTTGAAAATAATCCTTTTGATTTAGGGCCACATCCTCATAGAGGTTTTGAACCTATTACGTTTTTAATTCAAGGGGAGCAATTGCATCGAGATTCTTTAGGAAATGAAAGCGTTGTAAAAGCTGGAGATGTACAATGGACTACGGCAGGTAGAGGAATCATTCATGCAGAAGGACCAACAAAAGAATTTGTTGAAAAAGGAGGCGTACTTGAAGGAATTCAATTATGGTTGAATTTACCTTCTGAAAAGAAAATGATGCAACCTAATTATCAGCATATCAAAGAAGAAGAGTTTCCTGTAATCACTTCTGAAGATGGGAAGATAAAGCTTCAAATTATAGCGGGTCAGTTTGAGGGTAAAAATGGTAAAATACTAACTCAAACACCCGTCAATGCATTTATGATAGATGTTGAAGAAGAAGGGAAACATTTTATAGAATTAAATAATACACATCATAATATGCTTTACCTTTTAAATGGTAGCGTAATAATAAATGACAGTGTGATTTTAGAAAAAGATTCAAAACAACTTATAGAGTTTAGTCAGGATGGTGAAGGATTTTCTATAAAAGGGAATTCAAAAAGTAAATTACTTTTTTTATCAGGAATACCTTTAAATGAGAAAGTTACTAGTTATGGTCCTTATGTTATGAATACACAAACAGAGATCATGGAGGCGCTGCGTGATTTTCAACAAGGTAAAATGGGTTTTCTTCCTAGATGA
- a CDS encoding MBL fold metallo-hydrolase, translating into MKATKLTIILIIIALSVYNFQLSAQEVIINPISHGTLVLEYDNTVIYIDPVGGKDVFSKYKAADFVLITDIHGDHLNIKTLEDLNLNNTTLIAPKAVTERLPKSIAKTIVTINNGNTYNPKELSVEAIPMYNLREEALKFHTKGRGNGYVITLGSDRIYISGDTEDIPEMRTLKNIDIAFICMNLPYTMTEKSAANAVLEFKPKKVYPYHYRGTNGLSDVEMFKTLVNKGNSDIKVVLANWY; encoded by the coding sequence ATGAAAGCAACAAAACTTACCATAATCTTAATAATTATAGCACTTTCTGTGTATAACTTCCAATTAAGTGCTCAGGAAGTTATTATTAATCCTATATCTCACGGAACTTTAGTTTTAGAATATGATAATACTGTTATTTATATAGATCCTGTTGGTGGGAAAGATGTCTTTAGCAAATATAAAGCTGCTGATTTTGTATTGATTACAGATATACATGGTGATCATTTAAATATAAAAACTCTTGAGGATTTAAATTTAAATAATACCACATTAATTGCACCTAAAGCAGTCACAGAAAGGCTTCCAAAATCTATAGCTAAAACAATTGTTACAATTAATAATGGTAATACTTATAACCCAAAAGAATTGTCTGTAGAAGCCATACCAATGTATAATTTACGTGAAGAAGCTTTAAAATTTCATACTAAAGGGCGTGGTAATGGCTATGTGATAACTTTGGGAAGCGATCGTATTTACATTTCTGGGGACACTGAAGATATTCCTGAAATGAGAACTCTTAAAAACATAGATATAGCTTTTATTTGTATGAATTTACCTTATACCATGACTGAAAAAAGTGCTGCTAATGCAGTTTTAGAATTCAAACCTAAAAAAGTATATCCTTATCATTATCGTGGCACTAATGGTTTAAGTGATGTTGAAATGTTTAAAACCCTTGTAAATAAAGGTAATTCTGACATAAAAGTAGTATTAGCAAATTGGTATTAA
- a CDS encoding M24 family metallopeptidase, which yields MKKIILLLLICGFQANSQQILSEKDQAKIVDELLAERFNNLLPQLMDRTGIDMWVLISREYNEDPVLRTMLPATWLNARRRTIILFYRNKEKNTLDKLAVARYNFGDNIISAWDKEKEPNQWKRLVELIEERNPKSIGLNFSKYFNIADGLDKTDYDEFMEFLPKKNQNKIVSAQKLATAWIETRTPREMVIYNQLVDITHDIIAEAFSEKVITPGITTTTDIEWWFRQKVTELGLKTWFHPSVDVQRSDDGLGNHLRSFSNRPDEMIILPGDLLHCDFGITYLRLNTDCQEHAYVLKPNEKKPPQFLVNALKNGNRVQDIFTSNFETGKTGNQVLLKSLSEAKAEGLRPAIYTHPLGSYGHSSGTTLGMWDSQNGVVGTGDYPLFPNTVYAIELNTTVKIPEWKRDIRIMLEEAGFYGERGFRYVNGRQTKLFTIPRVKKHQGN from the coding sequence ATGAAAAAGATTATTCTTTTATTATTAATATGTGGATTCCAAGCAAACAGTCAACAAATATTATCTGAAAAAGACCAAGCTAAAATTGTAGATGAATTATTGGCAGAACGGTTTAATAATTTGCTTCCACAATTAATGGATCGTACAGGGATAGATATGTGGGTATTAATTTCTCGAGAATATAATGAAGACCCAGTTTTACGAACAATGCTACCAGCAACTTGGTTAAACGCAAGACGAAGAACAATTATTCTCTTCTATAGAAATAAGGAGAAAAATACACTAGATAAGCTAGCAGTCGCACGATATAATTTTGGAGATAATATTATTTCTGCATGGGATAAAGAAAAGGAACCTAATCAATGGAAACGCCTTGTAGAATTAATAGAAGAACGAAACCCTAAATCTATTGGATTAAACTTTTCTAAGTATTTTAATATTGCTGATGGTTTAGATAAAACAGATTATGATGAGTTTATGGAGTTTCTTCCTAAAAAAAATCAAAATAAAATTGTTTCAGCTCAAAAACTAGCTACAGCTTGGATAGAAACCAGAACTCCTCGAGAAATGGTGATTTATAATCAATTGGTTGATATTACTCATGATATTATTGCTGAGGCATTCTCAGAAAAAGTTATCACACCTGGAATTACAACTACCACGGATATAGAATGGTGGTTTAGACAAAAAGTAACAGAGTTAGGCTTAAAAACATGGTTTCACCCTAGTGTAGATGTGCAACGCAGCGATGATGGATTAGGTAATCATTTGCGTTCGTTCTCTAACCGTCCAGATGAAATGATTATTCTTCCTGGAGATCTATTACATTGTGATTTCGGGATTACGTATTTACGTTTAAATACAGATTGTCAGGAACACGCTTATGTATTAAAGCCTAATGAAAAAAAACCTCCGCAATTTTTAGTGAATGCTTTAAAAAATGGAAATAGAGTACAGGATATTTTTACTTCAAATTTTGAAACTGGAAAAACGGGAAATCAAGTACTACTAAAATCATTAAGTGAAGCTAAAGCAGAAGGATTAAGACCTGCAATTTATACACATCCATTAGGAAGTTATGGACATTCATCTGGAACCACTTTAGGAATGTGGGATTCACAAAATGGAGTAGTGGGTACAGGCGATTATCCATTATTCCCAAATACTGTTTATGCTATTGAGTTAAATACAACAGTAAAAATCCCAGAATGGAAACGTGATATTCGTATAATGCTTGAAGAAGCAGGTTTTTATGGAGAAAGAGGGTTTAGATATGTTAATGGACGACAAACTAAACTGTTTACAATCCCAAGAGTTAAAAAACACCAAGGGAATTGA
- a CDS encoding NAD(P)H-dependent oxidoreductase produces the protein MKHIIAFAGSNSKASINRQLALYTASQLHNTNVIALDLNDFELPMYGMDYELAHGVPKNAQIFLDHIKASDGIVLSLAEHNGSYATVFKNLFDWMSRIDKKLWSNKPMLLMATSPGGRGGTTVLEVAKSSFSHMGGNIVSEFSLPSFGENFSEEGIVDSDLNATFIRAVSNFENAL, from the coding sequence ATGAAACATATTATAGCTTTTGCTGGTAGCAATAGTAAAGCTTCAATAAATAGACAATTAGCACTTTATACTGCAAGTCAATTACATAATACAAATGTTATTGCTTTAGATCTTAATGATTTTGAATTACCAATGTATGGAATGGATTATGAATTAGCTCATGGTGTTCCTAAAAATGCACAAATTTTTTTAGACCATATTAAAGCATCTGATGGAATTGTATTATCACTTGCAGAACATAACGGATCGTATGCTACTGTTTTTAAAAATCTCTTTGATTGGATGTCTAGAATTGACAAAAAACTATGGAGTAATAAACCAATGTTACTGATGGCCACTTCTCCTGGCGGTAGAGGAGGCACTACAGTATTAGAAGTAGCTAAAAGTAGTTTCTCTCATATGGGTGGAAATATAGTTTCAGAGTTTTCACTACCATCATTTGGAGAAAATTTTTCTGAAGAAGGAATTGTAGATTCAGATTTAAATGCGACTTTTATACGTGCAGTTTCTAATTTTGAAAATGCCCTATAA
- the ettA gene encoding energy-dependent translational throttle protein EttA, with translation MSDDKKVIFSMSGLTKTFQGANTPVLKNIYLSFFYGAKIGILGLNGSGKSTLLKIIAGVDKNYQGDITFLQDYSVGFLEQEPQLDNDKTVMEVVREGAAETVAILDEYNKINDMFGLEEVYSDADKMQKLMDRQAVLQDEIDAANAWELDTKLEIAMDALRTPDSDKKIGVLSGGERRRVALCRLLLQEPDVLLLDEPTNHLDAESVHWLEHHLAQYKGTVIAVTHDRYFLDNVAGWILELDRGEGIPWKGNYSSWLDQKSKRLAQESKTASKRQKTLERELEWVRQGTKGRQTKQKARLKNYDKLMSQDQKQLDEKLEIYIPNGPRLGVNVIEAIDVSKGYDDKLLYESLNFNLPQAGIVGVIGPNGAGKTTIFRMIMGEEIADKGEFKVGETAQIAYVDQSHSNIDPEKSIWQNFSDEQELIMMGGKQVNSRAYLSRFNFSGSEQNKKVKLLSGGERNRLHLAMTLKEEGNVLLLDEPTNDLDVNTLRALEEGLENFAGCAVVISHDRWFLDRICTHILAFEGDSQVYFFEGSFSDYEENKKKRLGGDLTPKRIKYKKLVR, from the coding sequence ATGAGCGATGATAAGAAAGTAATCTTTTCAATGTCTGGACTTACAAAGACATTTCAAGGTGCTAATACTCCTGTTTTAAAAAATATATATTTAAGTTTTTTTTATGGTGCCAAAATTGGAATTTTAGGACTTAATGGTTCTGGTAAATCTACCTTATTAAAAATCATTGCTGGAGTTGATAAAAACTATCAAGGAGACATCACTTTTTTACAAGATTACTCCGTAGGGTTTTTAGAACAAGAGCCTCAGTTAGATAATGATAAAACTGTTATGGAAGTTGTTCGAGAAGGTGCTGCAGAGACTGTAGCTATACTTGACGAATACAACAAGATTAATGATATGTTTGGCTTAGAAGAAGTTTATTCAGATGCAGATAAAATGCAAAAATTAATGGATAGACAAGCTGTACTTCAAGATGAAATTGATGCTGCTAATGCTTGGGAATTAGATACCAAATTAGAGATTGCTATGGATGCTTTACGTACTCCTGACAGTGATAAAAAAATAGGTGTTTTATCAGGAGGAGAACGTCGTCGTGTAGCTTTATGTAGATTATTATTACAAGAACCAGATGTATTACTATTGGATGAGCCTACCAATCATTTAGATGCTGAATCTGTACATTGGTTAGAACACCATTTAGCACAATATAAAGGTACTGTAATTGCTGTTACACACGATAGATACTTTTTAGACAATGTTGCAGGTTGGATTCTTGAACTTGATAGAGGAGAAGGTATTCCTTGGAAAGGGAATTATTCTTCTTGGTTAGATCAAAAATCTAAACGACTTGCACAAGAAAGTAAAACGGCATCAAAACGCCAAAAAACTTTAGAAAGAGAATTAGAGTGGGTACGTCAGGGTACAAAAGGACGTCAAACGAAACAGAAAGCTCGTTTAAAAAATTATGATAAACTGATGAGTCAAGATCAAAAACAACTTGACGAAAAATTAGAAATATATATTCCTAATGGACCTCGTTTAGGTGTTAATGTAATTGAAGCCATTGATGTAAGTAAAGGTTATGACGATAAATTATTATATGAATCCCTTAACTTTAACCTTCCTCAAGCAGGAATAGTAGGTGTTATTGGCCCTAATGGAGCTGGTAAAACAACTATTTTTAGAATGATAATGGGAGAAGAAATTGCTGATAAGGGTGAATTTAAAGTTGGAGAAACTGCACAAATTGCATATGTAGATCAATCTCATTCTAATATTGATCCTGAAAAATCAATTTGGCAAAATTTTAGCGATGAGCAAGAATTGATTATGATGGGTGGTAAACAAGTAAACTCTAGAGCATACTTAAGTCGATTTAACTTCAGTGGCAGTGAACAAAATAAGAAAGTAAAATTACTTTCGGGAGGAGAACGAAATCGATTACACCTTGCAATGACGCTTAAAGAAGAAGGTAATGTATTACTTTTAGATGAACCTACTAACGATCTTGATGTTAATACGTTAAGAGCTTTGGAAGAAGGTTTGGAAAACTTTGCTGGTTGTGCAGTAGTGATAAGCCATGATAGATGGTTTTTAGATCGTATATGTACACATATTTTAGCCTTTGAAGGTGATTCTCAAGTTTATTTCTTTGAAGGTAGTTTTAGTGATTATGAGGAAAATAAAAAGAAACGTCTTGGTGGTGATTTAACACCTAAACGTATTAAATATAAAAAACTTGTAAGATAA
- a CDS encoding MFS transporter, producing the protein MRVIKTKQPFYILILLILSGEAVFILPFVLQRVFRPTFLEVFNINNTEIGYCFSIYGIVALFSYLFGGPLADKFHPRYLMSTALILTALGGIYLSTFPDYTQLKLLFGYWGFTTIFLFWSSLIKATRIWGGTKQQGRAFGFLDGGRGLVAAGVGSLGVFIFSFFIDADIVNASFEERQHAFRNVILISSAIIALIGLLIFYLFRSLKTVDGFENSQKLHLKSIKQVLRIPSVWLLMIIVLCAYLGYKVTDIFPLYANDVMHYDAITSAKIGASLLYIRPIVGVLIGVLADRTRASLWLSIGFLFTIIASTIIALGIIDIQSTFLFILSIGLTAIGVYTVRVLYFAVLEEGKIPLVLTGTVVGLISVIGFTPDIFSGPLIGVLLDNNPGKLGHQYVFSGLTGFAFFGLIASILFYRLTKK; encoded by the coding sequence ATGAGAGTAATTAAAACAAAACAGCCTTTCTATATTCTTATTCTTTTAATTTTATCTGGAGAGGCTGTTTTTATTTTACCTTTTGTATTGCAACGTGTTTTTCGGCCTACATTTCTGGAAGTTTTTAATATTAATAATACTGAAATTGGTTACTGCTTTTCTATTTATGGTATTGTTGCTTTATTTTCTTATTTATTTGGTGGTCCATTAGCAGATAAGTTTCATCCACGTTATTTAATGTCTACAGCATTAATACTAACAGCACTTGGAGGAATATATCTATCCACTTTCCCTGATTACACTCAATTAAAATTATTGTTTGGGTATTGGGGATTTACGACTATTTTCTTATTCTGGTCGTCTCTAATAAAAGCAACACGTATTTGGGGAGGAACAAAACAACAAGGTCGTGCCTTTGGCTTTTTAGATGGCGGTAGAGGTTTAGTAGCTGCTGGAGTAGGCTCTTTAGGAGTGTTTATTTTTTCTTTTTTTATCGATGCAGATATTGTTAATGCTTCTTTTGAAGAACGTCAACACGCATTTCGAAATGTTATTTTAATTTCTTCTGCTATTATTGCTCTCATAGGGTTATTAATTTTTTATTTATTCAGATCATTAAAAACAGTTGATGGTTTCGAAAATAGTCAGAAACTACATTTAAAAAGTATTAAACAAGTTTTAAGAATTCCATCGGTATGGTTACTTATGATCATTGTTCTTTGTGCATACTTAGGTTATAAGGTTACTGATATATTTCCTTTATATGCGAATGATGTAATGCATTATGATGCTATAACTTCAGCCAAAATAGGTGCTTCATTATTATATATAAGGCCTATCGTTGGAGTTTTGATTGGAGTTCTAGCCGATAGAACACGAGCTTCTTTATGGTTGAGCATCGGTTTTTTATTTACAATAATCGCAAGTACAATAATTGCTTTGGGAATTATTGATATACAAAGTACATTTCTTTTTATATTATCTATTGGACTAACTGCCATAGGCGTTTATACAGTAAGAGTACTCTATTTTGCAGTATTAGAAGAAGGTAAGATTCCGTTAGTACTTACGGGAACTGTTGTAGGCTTAATTTCGGTAATAGGATTTACACCTGATATTTTTTCAGGACCTTTAATTGGAGTATTATTAGATAATAATCCAGGAAAATTAGGGCATCAATATGTTTTTAGTGGATTAACTGGCTTTGCCTTTTTTGGATTAATTGCTTCAATATTGTTTTATAGGCTTACTAAAAAGTAA
- a CDS encoding microtubule-binding protein, which translates to MSDDFDLLETNSNEKQEKVDVNWGKAIDQMKSKLSQEDDPQVRQKILNATLDDVVHMAEKDRTTLLDAIKDLTDYQDEVGIIFERFSALNANEQKVIDDAQKALERARIELEDAESKADNWWNNLWGRKSKIKREQAELKEAEKVRAAADNKAKALFQQRIESADVETLLSELSYKSQAAVKRLRDREIEIKEVEDKLQVAIVEATKNHTKALEKKKEVEDKLEERYALLKQARQELEDIADKQSTEYAEAVGKVTTLEQKVEELEGLKNAYTTLAASKDSFVHKHNLTIKVLTSLRSNLQTHRAKLKSDTEERLKYYDGYIVALKARTDQEFAAILEHLGVKTDEHIGETLAAMHTASAKARQDMMDNIPVHEKVMQGVYSSYAEALQEIRAKDVDIQKNFAERYGIDMKEIFEDYYAVDANQPSRDDDSANESNGDNSPEPDGDDLLG; encoded by the coding sequence ATGTCTGACGATTTCGATTTATTAGAAACCAATTCCAATGAGAAGCAAGAAAAAGTAGATGTTAACTGGGGAAAAGCTATTGACCAGATGAAATCTAAATTATCTCAAGAAGATGACCCACAAGTGCGTCAAAAGATTTTGAATGCTACGTTAGATGATGTGGTGCATATGGCAGAGAAAGATCGAACAACTCTTTTAGATGCTATTAAGGATTTGACAGACTATCAAGACGAGGTAGGAATTATTTTTGAACGTTTTTCTGCACTTAATGCAAATGAACAAAAAGTTATAGATGATGCCCAAAAAGCTTTAGAACGAGCGAGAATAGAATTAGAAGATGCAGAAAGTAAAGCTGATAATTGGTGGAATAATTTATGGGGTAGGAAAAGTAAAATTAAAAGAGAACAAGCTGAATTAAAAGAAGCTGAAAAAGTTCGTGCAGCTGCTGATAATAAAGCAAAAGCTTTATTTCAACAACGTATTGAAAGTGCTGATGTTGAAACATTATTAAGCGAGTTATCTTATAAAAGTCAAGCAGCGGTAAAACGTTTGAGAGACCGCGAGATCGAAATAAAAGAAGTAGAAGATAAATTACAAGTTGCTATTGTTGAAGCTACCAAAAATCATACTAAAGCTTTAGAAAAGAAAAAAGAAGTAGAAGATAAATTGGAAGAGCGTTATGCACTTTTAAAACAAGCGAGACAAGAATTGGAAGATATCGCAGATAAACAATCAACAGAATATGCAGAAGCTGTTGGTAAAGTAACAACATTAGAGCAAAAAGTTGAAGAATTAGAAGGCCTCAAAAACGCTTATACTACATTAGCTGCAAGTAAGGATAGTTTTGTACATAAGCACAATTTAACTATTAAAGTATTAACATCTTTACGTAGTAATTTGCAAACACATCGTGCAAAATTAAAATCAGATACAGAAGAGCGTCTTAAATATTACGATGGATATATCGTAGCTTTAAAAGCACGTACAGATCAGGAGTTTGCAGCTATTTTAGAACATTTAGGAGTAAAAACCGATGAACACATCGGGGAAACTTTAGCAGCGATGCATACTGCTAGTGCTAAAGCTCGCCAAGATATGATGGATAATATTCCTGTTCACGAAAAGGTAATGCAAGGTGTCTATAGCAGTTATGCTGAAGCTTTACAAGAAATTAGAGCTAAAGATGTAGACATTCAAAAGAATTTTGCTGAGCGTTATGGTATAGATATGAAAGAGATTTTTGAAGATTATTATGCTGTAGATGCAAACCAACCTTCTAGAGATGATGATTCTGCAAATGAAAGTAACGGAGATAACAGTCCAGAACCAGATGGAGATGATTTATTAGGTTAG
- a CDS encoding acyl-CoA carboxylase subunit beta gives MDIDFNKNEDYNKLLLSELKSRFAQVKLGGGKKRIEKHHAKGKLTARERIDYLLDPKSKSIEIAAFAGEGMYEEHGGCPSGGVVIKIGYIKGKQCIVVANDATVKAGAWFPITGKKNLRAQEIAIENKLPIIYLVDSAGVYLPMQDEIFPDKEHFGRIFRNNAVMSSVGITQIAAVMGSCVAGGAYLPIMSDEALIVDKTGSIFLAGSYLVKAAIGESIDNETLGGATTHCEISGVTDYKAKDDKDALDTIKRLIDKIGDYDKAGFNKVKAEKPKENPQDIYGLLPKSRADQYDMKEIIKRLVDNSEFDEYKEGYGQTIITAYARIDGWAVGIVANQRKLVKTKKGEMQFGGVIYNDSADKATRFIANCNQKKIPLVFLQDVTGFMVGSKSEHGGIIKDGAKMVNAVSNSVVPKFTIVIGNSYGAGNYAMCGKAYDPRLIAAWPSAELAVMSGNSAAKVLLQIEKVSLEKQGEVFTKEKEEELFNRIKSRYDNQVSPYYAASRIWTDAVIDPLDTRTWVSMGIEAANHAPIEKPFNLGVLQV, from the coding sequence ATGGATATCGACTTCAATAAAAACGAAGATTACAATAAACTTTTACTTTCAGAATTAAAATCACGCTTTGCTCAAGTTAAACTGGGTGGAGGAAAAAAACGTATAGAAAAACACCATGCTAAAGGAAAACTAACTGCTAGAGAGCGTATAGATTATTTATTAGATCCTAAATCTAAATCTATTGAAATTGCCGCTTTTGCAGGTGAAGGGATGTACGAAGAGCATGGAGGTTGTCCTTCAGGTGGAGTTGTTATTAAAATTGGTTATATAAAGGGCAAACAGTGTATTGTTGTCGCCAATGATGCTACTGTAAAAGCTGGCGCTTGGTTTCCTATTACCGGAAAAAAGAATTTACGTGCTCAGGAAATAGCCATAGAAAATAAATTGCCTATTATATATTTGGTAGATAGTGCTGGTGTGTATTTACCTATGCAAGATGAAATATTTCCAGATAAAGAACATTTTGGGCGAATTTTTAGAAATAATGCAGTAATGAGTAGTGTGGGAATTACTCAAATTGCTGCCGTTATGGGTAGCTGTGTTGCTGGTGGTGCTTATTTACCAATTATGAGTGATGAAGCTTTAATTGTTGATAAAACAGGAAGTATTTTTTTAGCGGGAAGTTATTTAGTAAAAGCTGCTATTGGCGAAAGTATTGATAACGAAACTTTAGGTGGAGCAACGACACATTGTGAAATTAGTGGTGTTACCGATTATAAAGCAAAAGATGATAAAGATGCATTAGACACTATAAAACGACTTATAGATAAAATTGGAGATTATGATAAAGCTGGTTTTAATAAAGTGAAAGCTGAAAAACCAAAAGAAAATCCACAAGATATTTATGGTCTTTTACCTAAATCGCGAGCAGACCAATATGATATGAAAGAAATCATTAAACGATTAGTAGATAATTCTGAGTTTGATGAGTATAAAGAGGGTTACGGGCAAACCATTATTACAGCTTATGCTCGTATAGATGGCTGGGCAGTTGGTATTGTCGCTAATCAGCGAAAACTAGTAAAAACAAAAAAAGGCGAAATGCAGTTTGGTGGTGTTATTTATAACGACTCTGCCGATAAAGCTACACGGTTTATAGCCAACTGTAATCAAAAGAAAATTCCGTTGGTTTTTTTACAAGATGTCACTGGGTTTATGGTAGGTAGTAAAAGTGAACATGGTGGCATTATAAAAGATGGCGCTAAAATGGTAAATGCTGTAAGTAACTCTGTGGTGCCAAAGTTTACGATTGTAATAGGAAATAGCTATGGGGCTGGGAATTATGCTATGTGCGGTAAAGCCTATGATCCAAGATTAATTGCTGCTTGGCCTAGCGCTGAATTAGCAGTAATGAGTGGAAACTCCGCTGCTAAAGTACTATTGCAAATAGAGAAAGTATCTCTTGAAAAACAGGGAGAAGTTTTTACTAAAGAAAAAGAAGAAGAATTGTTTAATCGTATTAAATCACGTTATGACAATCAAGTTTCTCCATATTATGCAGCTTCACGTATTTGGACAGATGCTGTTATTGATCCTTTAGATACTCGTACTTGGGTGAGTATGGGTATTGAAGCCGCAAACCATGCTCCTATTGAAAAACCTTTTAATTTGGGTGTGTTGCAGGTATAA